One window of the Diachasmimorpha longicaudata isolate KC_UGA_2023 chromosome 9, iyDiaLong2, whole genome shotgun sequence genome contains the following:
- the LOC135165955 gene encoding disks large homolog 5-like isoform X1, whose amino-acid sequence MASEASSLDSAVSSDGALHMERDNGGYSSVESAVGGPDCRNDYDGLQRDQTLHPMLIRHKHSDSMRRCDHTMKELDYYCGQHIVAMNQLEATSQESSALLGTYGDLVSDKQRLDREVQALQKEVSELRCQNQDVLVTNSGNSDTINQRYLSALRKYKAIEDEYDSLKKRYDDLLSSHSSAVNKLELAHEEAARFKKQYEEALQERNAAFREKNGLKQQCTSAIRQWDIAMRERNEYREALSKVQQQHEDAVKEINQAMMLRMKTSKDIKRLTEERNAALHEYTLIMGERDTVHKEMEKLGDDLAQAYAKITQLENQNKTLGDGKKTLSYQIETLRREISSALLDRDEAFKECNVLRQKFGDYSEVASRDYQNRLEIHSYNRERINSSKETECEVNTRDYSKREKETMDDLDQANLEIDRLRKQVEALQGELEEAIQEAEVSKRRRDWAFSERDKIVLEREALRSNCDRLRKERDRAVSEFASAIRDSDDIKRQRNEASKELKDLKEMIESDLLTRSSIYGHHEDNSNEWDVITIHLDLSRLCQDGDRDLGLILIGGRQDPYFPNDTGVYVAQINEGSIVSGKLRVNDCIIRVNNVDCTSVSTGMILETLRACTLGSATVTVRRKRSTRRYLRTTQLPIGDTIPHGIALELGIYISKISPGSSAAKDGNLSVGDRVLNINSKPMDSVTSGHEAMSLLNDSIADVLTITTLKGIPLSLASSSETMPDTGMIYGTDTKTQKMINNCSQTEQERLMLKATSDDYERRYMASNFNERSIYKVSKSVSGEKPSGISHAWDNIREKIDIVRGRRHSKDRDVDKKKRHRNSSPNTFEQEQDAIAELDSVIESYHQKKTTMITTATTSAAATMTMSAATATSAAALPASTNITTNSVLKRNKLRATEKMEKDGGTWPKVRGGPLIQNGTGTILHPRKTKERLPLSVLINHPPKYESYNYNRISNPIPLGNFSNVSNRHTVYKAMESPVSFSKSGQLFGQKSFTPVVIQFKDIATLEKKPASAEFEPVEPGRLSSSQAPSESSIDYSIKSANNDYNGHPQKRRLRQYGSNESQPDQSTLQHNRAHSQLYPLALSATLSNTSGSSSTAPRQQQLSGNFSFPPYTTHSHPHPHQQNSLPSRYPSPPSLPLPLGLQSGEPIGLSDRSWCFEPPYNHSGHNQTFGHLHTPSVDSPYQKLRGHPVGAGYDVPSTYTPPGYWYEGGTFPRKKENQRFRIPSNPSVVSKNSVGKLSTGSIERTSERGSPMSNNFRLEVLSSRTGMTSPGDDTFTPLPGEIRRLKIDKSVEPLGIRIFCLEKKGVFVSAVSENSLASKVGLQIGDQLLDVCGINLRTADYPSAAKVLRDARTGAITMQVQYNPHKYNELQGTGSSSSPEPCVGAGGSHSGSPTPCNSPEVPRKSSLEHHEATEPERDGATATTTTTTTTTTSGKTTLTLPPAIREREVRASASMEVRDTQERAREIRNSASLDINIRKPELRNSATIDSIRGVSSLTRAQMNQAVTTLQRQNATVRSPTQEEQSRKSPPTIEPRYLFIETRKCSNLGISLVGGNGVGIFVHSVQPGCLAEDAGLRSGDRILEYNGVDLRQATAEQAALELARPADKVTLVAQYMPERYNEVKDKPGDSFYVKAMFDRVGEVGDSLQLRFNKDDVLYVDNTMFNGTPGHWRAWLVDQAGRRQQCGIIPSKFKIEEELLLRRSLGDLETDTGKRGTTSARRSFFRRKKHHRSSSRDSKELSTLTGVSLGWYSDSGTLNEENLPASYQRVERLDYPTLRPVLIIGPLSECVATKLLQDCPGDFTRCLPEAMHCSQATLEQGLRDSLYVDYRKKGSYFECTTVQAVKDVCAKNSHCILDVSIASIERLHRHQIYPIVLLIKFKSVKQIKEVKDSRYPSDKISAKAAKEMHEQSLKIEAEYKHHISDIIHAGVNVAYICTQVKAAVDCEQSKALWVPRGPP is encoded by the exons ATGGCATCTGAGGCATCATCCTTGGATAGTGCTGTTAGCAGTG atGGGGCACTTCATATGG AACGGGATAATGGAGGATACAGCAGTGTTGAAAGTGCAGTAGGTGGTCCCGATTGTCGTAATGACTATGATGGCTTGCAACGTGACCAAACATTGCACCCAATGCTCATTAGACATAAGCACTCGGATTCAATGAGACG ATGTGATCACACTATGAAAGAATTGGACTACTACTGCGGGCAGCATATTGTTGCAATGAATCAACTGGAGGCAACGTCACAAGAGAGCTCAGCTCTGCTGGGGACATATGGTGATCTTGTCAGTGATAAGCAACGATTGGATCGTGAAGTTCAGGCTCTACAAAAAGAGGTATCAGAATTGAGGTGCCAAAATCAAGACGTACTCGTTACTAATAGTGGCAACAGTGATACTATTAATCAACGTTATCTGTCAGCTCTGAGGAAATATAAAGCTATTGAGGATGAGTATGATTCGCTTAAAAAAAGATATGATGATTTGTTGTCTTCCCATTCATCCGCTGTTAATAAG TTGGAGTTGGCACATGAAGAGGCAGCACGGtttaaaaaacaatatgaAGAGGCACTGCAAGAAAGAAATGCAGCATttagagagaaaaatggaTTGAAACAGCAGTGTACATCGGCGATAAGACAATGGGATATAGCAATGCGAGAACGAAATGAATATCGCGAGGCATTATCAAAAGTTCAGCAACAACACGAAGATGCTGTGAAGGAAATTAATCAAGCAATGATGTTGCGGATGAAAACCAGCAAAGATATAAAACGATTGACAGAAGAACGGAATGCAGCACTTCATGAGTATACTTTAATAATGGGGGAACGTGATACAGTTCAtaaggaaatggaaaaattgggtGATGATCTAGCCCAGGCATATGCTAAAATAACTCAAttggaaaatcaaaataaaacattgggtgatgggaaaaaaacattatcgTATCAGATTGAGACGTTGCGTCGTGAGATATCGTCTGCCCTCTTAGATCGGGATGAAGCATTTAAGGAGTGTAATGTCTTGCGTCAAAAATTTGGTGATTATTCAGAGGTTGCTAGTAGAGATTATCAAAATCGATTAGAAATACATTCGTACAATCGTGAACGGATCAATTCATCGAAGGAAACTGAGTGTGAAGTCAATACTCGAGACTATTCGAAACGCGAAAAAGAGACGATGGATGATTTGGATCAGGCGAATTTGGAGATTGACAGGCTTAGAAAACAAGTTGAAGCTCTTCAGGGGGAACTGGAGGAAGCCATTCAAGAAGCAGAAGTATCAAAACGTCGTCGTGATTGGGCGTTCAGTGAGCGTGATAAAATAGTACTGGAGAGAGAGGCTCTGAGATCAAATTGCGATAGATTGAGaaaagagagagatagggcAGTTTCAGAATTCGCAAGTGCTATTAGAGATTCTGATGACATTAAGAGACAAAGGAATGAAGCTTCGAAGGAACTTAAAGATCTCAAAGAGATGATTGAGAGTGATTTATTAACACGATCGAGTATTTATGGCCATCATGAAGATAATTCCAATGAATGGGATGTAATAACAATTCACTTGGATCTCAGTAGATTGTGTCAAGATGGTGATCGTGATTTGggtttgattttaattggagGACGTCAAGATCCTTATTTTCCAAATGATACTGGTGTTTATGTTGCGCAGATCAATGAGGGAAGTATTGTTAGTGGAAAATTGAGAGTAAATGACTGTATAATTCGTGTGAACAATGTAGACTGCACGTCAGTATCAACTGGAATGATTCTTGAAACACTTCGTGCATGCACACTTGGTTCGGCCACAGTTACGGTTCGTCGTAAACGATCAACACGAAGATATTTGAGAACAACTCAATTACCTATTGGTGATACTATACCTCATGGTATTGCCTTGGAACTTGGTATTTATATATCAAAAATATCTCCCGGTAGTTCAGCAGCTAAAGATGGTAATTTATCAGTTGGTGATCGTGTATTGAATATCAATAGTAAACCAATGGATAGTGTCACATCAGGTCATGAAGCAATGAGCTTACTCAATGATTCTATTGCTGATGTTTTAACAATAACAACGCTCAAAGGAATTCCCCTGTCATTAGCTTCGAGTTCCGAAACAATGCCCGATACTGGTATGATTTATGGAACCGATACCAAAActcaaaaaatgataaacaattgTTCACAAACCGAGCAAGAACGTCTGATGTTAAAAGCAACATCTGATGATTATGAACGCCGGTACATGGCatctaatttcaatgaaagaaGTATTTATAAAGTATCGAAATCTGTAAGTGGTGAAAAACCGAGTGGTATCAGTCACGCGTGGGATAATattcgtgaaaaaattgatattgttAGAGGTAGAAGACACAGTAAAGATCGTGAtgttgataagaaaaaaagaCATAGAAATTCTAGCCCAAATACATTTGAGCAGGAGCAAGATGCAATAGCAGAATTGGATTCAGTTATTGAAAGTTATCATCAGAAGAAGACTACTATGATAACAACAGCAACGACATCAGCAGCAGCAACAATGACAATGTCAGCTGCAACAGCAACTTCAGCAGCAGCCTTACCAGCATCAACAAACATAACTACAAATAGTGTActgaagagaaataaattgcgagctactgaaaaaatggaaaaagatGGTGGTACATGGCCAAAAGTTCGAGGAGGCCCTCTTATTCAAAATGGCACTGGAACAATTTTACATCCGCGAAAAACAAAGGAGAGATTACCACTGAGTGTTCTTATTAATCATCCACcgaaatacgaaagctataaCTACAATAGAATATCGAATCCAATTCCTttgggtaatttttcaaatgtaagCAATCGTCATACTGTTTATAAAGCTATGGAAAGCCCAGTGTCATTCAGTAAATCAGGTCAACTATTTGGACAAAAATCATTTACACCTGTTGTAATTCAATTCAAGGATATTGCAACATTGGAGAAAAAACCAGCGAGTGCTGAATTCGAGCCAGTTGAGCCAGGACGTTTGAGTTCAAGTCAAGCACCATCGGAGAGCAGTAtagattattcaattaaatcagCCAATAATGATTATAACGGGCATCCGCAAAAAAGACGCCTCAGACAGTATGGAAGTAATGAAAGCCAACCAGACCAAAGTACACTACAACATAATCGGGCTCATTCACAACTCTATCCACTTGCTTTATCGGCAACATTGAGCAATACATCTGGCTCATCATCAACAGCTCCAAGACAACAACAATTGtctggtaatttttcatttccccctTATACCACACACTCACATCCACATCCTCATCAACAAAATTCCTTACCTTCACGTTACCCCTCACCTCCATCACTACCTCTACCTCTGGGATTACAGTCAGGTGAGCCCATTGGACTCTCCGATCGTTCTTGGTGTTTCGAGCCCCCTTACAACCACTCTGGTCACAACCAAACATTTGGCCACTTGCACACACCCTCTGTAGACTCACCTTATCAAAAATTGAGAGGACATCCAGTTGGGGCTGGTTACGATGTACCCAGTACCTATACACCACCAGGTTATTGGTATGAAGGTGGTACATTTCcacgaaaaaaggaaaatcagAGGTTTAGGATACCATCGAATCCAAGTGTTGTTTCTAAGAATAGTGTTGGAAAACTTTCAACGGGAAGCATTGAGAGAACATCTGAAAGGGGTAGTCCAATGTCAAATAATTTTAGGCTCGAAGTACTGAGCTCTAGAACTGGTATGACAAGCCCTGGGGATGATACTTTTACTCCATTACCTGGAGAAATTAgaagattaaaaattgataaatccgTTGAACCTCTGGGAATACGAATTTTTTGCCTTGAAAAAAAGGGAGTCTTCGTTTCAGCTGTCAGTGAAAATTCACTGGCTAGCAAAGTTGGTTTGCAGATTGGCGATCAATTACTAGATGTTTGCGGCATCAATCTTAGAACTGCTGATTATCCCAGTGCTGCCAAAGTACTCAGGGATGCACGTACTGGTGCTATTACAATGCAAGTCCAGTACAATCCACATA AATACAATGAGCTCCAAGGCACAGGTTCATCAAGTTCTCCGGAACCTTGTGTAGGTGCTGGTGGAAGTCACAGTGGCTCACCAACTCCATGCAACAGTCCTGAAGTACCAAGGAAATCAAGCCTCGAGCATCATGAAGCTACCGAaccagaaagagacggagcaacagcaacaacaacaacaacaacgacGACAACCACATCGGGTAAGACAACCCTGACTCTACCACCAGCGATTCGTGAACGAGAGGTGAGAGCTTCAGCTTCCATGGAGGTGCGCGATACCCAAGAACGGGCGAGGGAAATTCGTAATTCAGCATCACTTGATATAAATATTAGGAAACCAGAGCTCAGAAATTCCGCAACTATAGATTCTATAAGGGGTGTATCCTCGTTAACACGAGCTCAAATGAATCAAGCGGTTACAACATtgcagcgtcaaaatgcaacaGTTCGTAGTCCCACACAAGAGGAGCAAAGTAGAAAAAGTCCTCCTACAATCGAGCCACGATATCTATTTATCGAAACTCGTAAATGCTCAAATTTAGGTATATCTTTGGTGGGTGGTAATGGTGTTGGAATTTTTGTTCATTCTGTTCAACCTGGGTGCTTGGCTGAAGATGCAGGATTGAGATCAGGTGATAGAATACTTGAATATAATGGTGTTGATTTAAGACAAGCAACAGCAGAACAGGCAGCTTTGGAACTAGCTAGACCTGCTGATAAAGTAACCCTAGTTGCTCAATACATGCCAGAACGTTACAATGAAGTCAAAGATAAACCTGGTGATAGTTTTTATGTAAAAGCTATGTTTGATCGTGTCGGTGAAGTTGGAGACAGTTTGCAATTACGGTTTAATAAAGACGATGTACTTTATGTTGATAATACAATGTTCAATGGTACACCGGGACACTGGAGAGCATGGCTGGTGGATCAGGCTGGTAGACGCCAGCAATGTGGAATTATACcatcaaaatttaaaatcgaAGAAGAGTTACTGTTGAGAAGGTCCCTTGGGGATTTGGAGACAGATACTGGAAAGCGTGGAACTACTAGTGCACGAAGGAGCTTCTTTCGACGTAAGAAACATCATAGATCATCTAGTAGAGATAGTAAAGAACTCTCGACACTCACGGGAGTCAGTCTTGGTTGGTACAGTGACAGCGGTACAttgaatgaggaaaatttgCCAGCCAGTTATCAACGCGTTGAGAGACTGGATTATCCAACATTGCGACCAGTTTTGATTATTGGACCGCTCAGTGAATGTGTCGCTACTAAACTTTTGCAAGATTGTCCTGGTGACTTTACAAGGTGCCTTCCTGAAGCCATGCACTGTTCACAGGCTACCTTAGAGCAAGGATTGAGAGATTCTCTTTATGTGGATTATCGCAAAAAAGGGAGTTACTTTGAGTGCACCACTGTTCAAGCCGTCAAAGACGTATGTGCTAAG AATTCACACTGTATTTTGGATGTATCAATAGCGTCGATTGAACGACTTCATAGACATCAGATATATCCAATCGTGCTCCTGATTAAATTTAAAAGTGTCAAGCAAATTAAGGAAGTCAAAGACTCGAGATATCCGAGTGATAAAATAAGTGCCAAAGCTGCTAAAGAAATGCATGAGCAATCACTCAAAATTGAAGCCGAGTACAAACATCATATTTCTGATATTATTCATGCTGGAGTCAATGTAGCCTATatttgtactcaagttaaagcTGCCGTCGATTGCGAACAGAGTAAGGCATTATGGGTACCTCGAGGGCCACCCTGA
- the LOC135165955 gene encoding disks large homolog 5-like isoform X6, translating into MASEASSLDSAVSSDGALHMERDNGGYSSVESAVGGPDCRNDYDGLQRDQTLHPMLIRHKHSDSMRRCDHTMKELDYYCGQHIVAMNQLEATSQESSALLGTYGDLVSDKQRLDREVQALQKEVSELRCQNQDVLVTNSGNSDTINQRYLSALRKYKAIEDEYDSLKKRYDDLLSSHSSAVNKLELAHEEAARFKKQYEEALQERNAAFREKNGLKQQCTSAIRQWDIAMRERNEYREALSKVQQQHEDAVKEINQAMMLRMKTSKDIKRLTEERNAALHEYTLIMGERDTVHKEMEKLGDDLAQAYAKITQLENQNKTLGDGKKTLSYQIETLRREISSALLDRDEAFKECNVLRQKFGDYSEVASRDYQNRLEIHSYNRERINSSKETECEVNTRDYSKREKETMDDLDQANLEIDRLRKQVEALQGELEEAIQEAEVSKRRRDWAFSERDKIVLEREALRSNCDRLRKERDRAVSEFASAIRDSDDIKRQRNEASKELKDLKEMIESDLLTRSSIYGHHEDNSNEWDVITIHLDLSRLCQDGDRDLGLILIGGRQDPYFPNDTGVYVAQINEGSIVSGKLRVNDCIIRVNNVDCTSVSTGMILETLRACTLGSATVTVRRKRSTRRYLRTTQLPIGDTIPHGIALELGIYISKISPGSSAAKDGNLSVGDRVLNINSKPMDSVTSGHEAMSLLNDSIADVLTITTLKGIPLSLASSSETMPDTGMIYGTDTKTQKMINNCSQTEQERLMLKATSDDYERRYMASNFNERSIYKVSKSVSGEKPSGISHAWDNIREKIDIVRGRRHSKDRDVDKKKRHRNSSPNTFEQEQDAIAELDSVIESYHQKKTTMITTATTSAAATMTMSAATATSAAALPASTNITTNSVLKRNKLRATEKMEKDGGTWPKVRGGPLIQNGTGTILHPRKTKERLPLSVLINHPPKYESYNYNRISNPIPLGNFSNVSNRHTVYKAMESPVSFSKSGQLFGQKSFTPVVIQFKDIATLEKKPASAEFEPVEPGRLSSSQAPSESSIDYSIKSANNDYNGHPQKRRLRQYGSNESQPDQSTLQHNRAHSQLYPLALSATLSNTSGSSSTAPRQQQLSEYNELQGTGSSSSPEPCVGAGGSHSGSPTPCNSPEVPRKSSLEHHEATEPERDGATATTTTTTTTTTSGKTTLTLPPAIREREVRASASMEVRDTQERAREIRNSASLDINIRKPELRNSATIDSIRGVSSLTRAQMNQAVTTLQRQNATVRSPTQEEQSRKSPPTIEPRYLFIETRKCSNLGISLVGGNGVGIFVHSVQPGCLAEDAGLRSGDRILEYNGVDLRQATAEQAALELARPADKVTLVAQYMPERYNEVKDKPGDSFYVKAMFDRVGEVGDSLQLRFNKDDVLYVDNTMFNGTPGHWRAWLVDQAGRRQQCGIIPSKFKIEEELLLRRSLGDLETDTGKRGTTSARRSFFRRKKHHRSSSRDSKELSTLTGVSLGWYSDSGTLNEENLPASYQRVERLDYPTLRPVLIIGPLSECVATKLLQDCPGDFTRCLPEAMHCSQATLEQGLRDSLYVDYRKKGSYFECTTVQAVKDVCAKNSHCILDVSIASIERLHRHQIYPIVLLIKFKSVKQIKEVKDSRYPSDKISAKAAKEMHEQSLKIEAEYKHHISDIIHAGVNVAYICTQVKAAVDCEQSKALWVPRGPP; encoded by the exons ATGGCATCTGAGGCATCATCCTTGGATAGTGCTGTTAGCAGTG atGGGGCACTTCATATGG AACGGGATAATGGAGGATACAGCAGTGTTGAAAGTGCAGTAGGTGGTCCCGATTGTCGTAATGACTATGATGGCTTGCAACGTGACCAAACATTGCACCCAATGCTCATTAGACATAAGCACTCGGATTCAATGAGACG ATGTGATCACACTATGAAAGAATTGGACTACTACTGCGGGCAGCATATTGTTGCAATGAATCAACTGGAGGCAACGTCACAAGAGAGCTCAGCTCTGCTGGGGACATATGGTGATCTTGTCAGTGATAAGCAACGATTGGATCGTGAAGTTCAGGCTCTACAAAAAGAGGTATCAGAATTGAGGTGCCAAAATCAAGACGTACTCGTTACTAATAGTGGCAACAGTGATACTATTAATCAACGTTATCTGTCAGCTCTGAGGAAATATAAAGCTATTGAGGATGAGTATGATTCGCTTAAAAAAAGATATGATGATTTGTTGTCTTCCCATTCATCCGCTGTTAATAAG TTGGAGTTGGCACATGAAGAGGCAGCACGGtttaaaaaacaatatgaAGAGGCACTGCAAGAAAGAAATGCAGCATttagagagaaaaatggaTTGAAACAGCAGTGTACATCGGCGATAAGACAATGGGATATAGCAATGCGAGAACGAAATGAATATCGCGAGGCATTATCAAAAGTTCAGCAACAACACGAAGATGCTGTGAAGGAAATTAATCAAGCAATGATGTTGCGGATGAAAACCAGCAAAGATATAAAACGATTGACAGAAGAACGGAATGCAGCACTTCATGAGTATACTTTAATAATGGGGGAACGTGATACAGTTCAtaaggaaatggaaaaattgggtGATGATCTAGCCCAGGCATATGCTAAAATAACTCAAttggaaaatcaaaataaaacattgggtgatgggaaaaaaacattatcgTATCAGATTGAGACGTTGCGTCGTGAGATATCGTCTGCCCTCTTAGATCGGGATGAAGCATTTAAGGAGTGTAATGTCTTGCGTCAAAAATTTGGTGATTATTCAGAGGTTGCTAGTAGAGATTATCAAAATCGATTAGAAATACATTCGTACAATCGTGAACGGATCAATTCATCGAAGGAAACTGAGTGTGAAGTCAATACTCGAGACTATTCGAAACGCGAAAAAGAGACGATGGATGATTTGGATCAGGCGAATTTGGAGATTGACAGGCTTAGAAAACAAGTTGAAGCTCTTCAGGGGGAACTGGAGGAAGCCATTCAAGAAGCAGAAGTATCAAAACGTCGTCGTGATTGGGCGTTCAGTGAGCGTGATAAAATAGTACTGGAGAGAGAGGCTCTGAGATCAAATTGCGATAGATTGAGaaaagagagagatagggcAGTTTCAGAATTCGCAAGTGCTATTAGAGATTCTGATGACATTAAGAGACAAAGGAATGAAGCTTCGAAGGAACTTAAAGATCTCAAAGAGATGATTGAGAGTGATTTATTAACACGATCGAGTATTTATGGCCATCATGAAGATAATTCCAATGAATGGGATGTAATAACAATTCACTTGGATCTCAGTAGATTGTGTCAAGATGGTGATCGTGATTTGggtttgattttaattggagGACGTCAAGATCCTTATTTTCCAAATGATACTGGTGTTTATGTTGCGCAGATCAATGAGGGAAGTATTGTTAGTGGAAAATTGAGAGTAAATGACTGTATAATTCGTGTGAACAATGTAGACTGCACGTCAGTATCAACTGGAATGATTCTTGAAACACTTCGTGCATGCACACTTGGTTCGGCCACAGTTACGGTTCGTCGTAAACGATCAACACGAAGATATTTGAGAACAACTCAATTACCTATTGGTGATACTATACCTCATGGTATTGCCTTGGAACTTGGTATTTATATATCAAAAATATCTCCCGGTAGTTCAGCAGCTAAAGATGGTAATTTATCAGTTGGTGATCGTGTATTGAATATCAATAGTAAACCAATGGATAGTGTCACATCAGGTCATGAAGCAATGAGCTTACTCAATGATTCTATTGCTGATGTTTTAACAATAACAACGCTCAAAGGAATTCCCCTGTCATTAGCTTCGAGTTCCGAAACAATGCCCGATACTGGTATGATTTATGGAACCGATACCAAAActcaaaaaatgataaacaattgTTCACAAACCGAGCAAGAACGTCTGATGTTAAAAGCAACATCTGATGATTATGAACGCCGGTACATGGCatctaatttcaatgaaagaaGTATTTATAAAGTATCGAAATCTGTAAGTGGTGAAAAACCGAGTGGTATCAGTCACGCGTGGGATAATattcgtgaaaaaattgatattgttAGAGGTAGAAGACACAGTAAAGATCGTGAtgttgataagaaaaaaagaCATAGAAATTCTAGCCCAAATACATTTGAGCAGGAGCAAGATGCAATAGCAGAATTGGATTCAGTTATTGAAAGTTATCATCAGAAGAAGACTACTATGATAACAACAGCAACGACATCAGCAGCAGCAACAATGACAATGTCAGCTGCAACAGCAACTTCAGCAGCAGCCTTACCAGCATCAACAAACATAACTACAAATAGTGTActgaagagaaataaattgcgagctactgaaaaaatggaaaaagatGGTGGTACATGGCCAAAAGTTCGAGGAGGCCCTCTTATTCAAAATGGCACTGGAACAATTTTACATCCGCGAAAAACAAAGGAGAGATTACCACTGAGTGTTCTTATTAATCATCCACcgaaatacgaaagctataaCTACAATAGAATATCGAATCCAATTCCTttgggtaatttttcaaatgtaagCAATCGTCATACTGTTTATAAAGCTATGGAAAGCCCAGTGTCATTCAGTAAATCAGGTCAACTATTTGGACAAAAATCATTTACACCTGTTGTAATTCAATTCAAGGATATTGCAACATTGGAGAAAAAACCAGCGAGTGCTGAATTCGAGCCAGTTGAGCCAGGACGTTTGAGTTCAAGTCAAGCACCATCGGAGAGCAGTAtagattattcaattaaatcagCCAATAATGATTATAACGGGCATCCGCAAAAAAGACGCCTCAGACAGTATGGAAGTAATGAAAGCCAACCAGACCAAAGTACACTACAACATAATCGGGCTCATTCACAACTCTATCCACTTGCTTTATCGGCAACATTGAGCAATACATCTGGCTCATCATCAACAGCTCCAAGACAACAACAATTGtctg AATACAATGAGCTCCAAGGCACAGGTTCATCAAGTTCTCCGGAACCTTGTGTAGGTGCTGGTGGAAGTCACAGTGGCTCACCAACTCCATGCAACAGTCCTGAAGTACCAAGGAAATCAAGCCTCGAGCATCATGAAGCTACCGAaccagaaagagacggagcaacagcaacaacaacaacaacaacgacGACAACCACATCGGGTAAGACAACCCTGACTCTACCACCAGCGATTCGTGAACGAGAGGTGAGAGCTTCAGCTTCCATGGAGGTGCGCGATACCCAAGAACGGGCGAGGGAAATTCGTAATTCAGCATCACTTGATATAAATATTAGGAAACCAGAGCTCAGAAATTCCGCAACTATAGATTCTATAAGGGGTGTATCCTCGTTAACACGAGCTCAAATGAATCAAGCGGTTACAACATtgcagcgtcaaaatgcaacaGTTCGTAGTCCCACACAAGAGGAGCAAAGTAGAAAAAGTCCTCCTACAATCGAGCCACGATATCTATTTATCGAAACTCGTAAATGCTCAAATTTAGGTATATCTTTGGTGGGTGGTAATGGTGTTGGAATTTTTGTTCATTCTGTTCAACCTGGGTGCTTGGCTGAAGATGCAGGATTGAGATCAGGTGATAGAATACTTGAATATAATGGTGTTGATTTAAGACAAGCAACAGCAGAACAGGCAGCTTTGGAACTAGCTAGACCTGCTGATAAAGTAACCCTAGTTGCTCAATACATGCCAGAACGTTACAATGAAGTCAAAGATAAACCTGGTGATAGTTTTTATGTAAAAGCTATGTTTGATCGTGTCGGTGAAGTTGGAGACAGTTTGCAATTACGGTTTAATAAAGACGATGTACTTTATGTTGATAATACAATGTTCAATGGTACACCGGGACACTGGAGAGCATGGCTGGTGGATCAGGCTGGTAGACGCCAGCAATGTGGAATTATACcatcaaaatttaaaatcgaAGAAGAGTTACTGTTGAGAAGGTCCCTTGGGGATTTGGAGACAGATACTGGAAAGCGTGGAACTACTAGTGCACGAAGGAGCTTCTTTCGACGTAAGAAACATCATAGATCATCTAGTAGAGATAGTAAAGAACTCTCGACACTCACGGGAGTCAGTCTTGGTTGGTACAGTGACAGCGGTACAttgaatgaggaaaatttgCCAGCCAGTTATCAACGCGTTGAGAGACTGGATTATCCAACATTGCGACCAGTTTTGATTATTGGACCGCTCAGTGAATGTGTCGCTACTAAACTTTTGCAAGATTGTCCTGGTGACTTTACAAGGTGCCTTCCTGAAGCCATGCACTGTTCACAGGCTACCTTAGAGCAAGGATTGAGAGATTCTCTTTATGTGGATTATCGCAAAAAAGGGAGTTACTTTGAGTGCACCACTGTTCAAGCCGTCAAAGACGTATGTGCTAAG AATTCACACTGTATTTTGGATGTATCAATAGCGTCGATTGAACGACTTCATAGACATCAGATATATCCAATCGTGCTCCTGATTAAATTTAAAAGTGTCAAGCAAATTAAGGAAGTCAAAGACTCGAGATATCCGAGTGATAAAATAAGTGCCAAAGCTGCTAAAGAAATGCATGAGCAATCACTCAAAATTGAAGCCGAGTACAAACATCATATTTCTGATATTATTCATGCTGGAGTCAATGTAGCCTATatttgtactcaagttaaagcTGCCGTCGATTGCGAACAGAGTAAGGCATTATGGGTACCTCGAGGGCCACCCTGA